A window of Hevea brasiliensis isolate MT/VB/25A 57/8 chromosome 14, ASM3005281v1, whole genome shotgun sequence contains these coding sequences:
- the LOC110660313 gene encoding 60S ribosomal protein L6, whose protein sequence is MAPKTPKVSRNPNLVRGIGKYSRSQMYHKRGLWAIKAKNGGVFPKHDPKPKPAAPVEKPPKFYPADDVKKPLLNKRKPKPTKLRASITPGTVLIILAGRFKGKRVVFLKQLSSGLLLVTGPFKINGVPLRRVNQSYVIATSTKVDVSGINVDKFDDKYFAKQAEKKKKKGEGEFFESEKEEKNVLPQEKKDDQKTVDAPLIKSIEGVPDLKAYLGARFSLKAGMKPHELVF, encoded by the exons ATGGCTCCCAAGACTCCGAAGGTGAGCAGAAACCCAAATCTTGTTCGAGGAATTGGCAAGTATTCGAGGTCTCAGATGTACCACAAGAGGGGTTTGTGGGCTATCAAGGCCAAAAATGGTGGTGTTTTCCCCAAGCACGACCCTAAACCCAAGCCAGCTGCTCCCGTTGAGAAGCCCCCGAAATTCTATCCGGCAGATGATGTTAAGAAGCCTCTGCTTAACAAGCGCAAGCCCAAACCTACCAAGCTTAG GGCTAGCATTACTCCAGGAACTGTTTTGATAATTCTTGCTGGAAGGTTCAAGGGTAAGAGGGTCGTGTTCCTGAAGCAGCTTTCCTCTGGATTGCTCTTGGTCACTG GACCATTTAAGATCAATGGTGTCCCTCTGAGGAGAGTGAACCAATCTTATGTCATTGCAACTTCCACCAAGGTTGATGTCTCTGGAATTAATGTTGATAAGTTTGATGACAAATACTTTGCCAAGCAAGctgagaagaagaaaaagaagggaGAGGGCGAGTTCTTTGAGTCCGAGAAAGAG GAAAAGAATGTACTTCCACAGGagaagaaggatgatcagaaaactGTGGATGCACCACTGATTAAATCAATTGAGGGGGTTCCAGACTTGAAGGCGTATTTAGGAGCTAGATTTTCTCTTAAGGCGGGAATGAAGCCTCATGAGCTTGTCTTCTAG
- the LOC110660310 gene encoding sister chromatid cohesion 1 protein 3 isoform X2 codes for MFYSQTFLAKKGPLGTVWCAAHLQHRLKKSHYTSTDISSTVDRIMFPEVPIALRMSGHLLLGVVRIYSKKVDYLYHDCNVILIGLSKAFTSTEVNLPENATTAKFESVTLPQTFDLDALDVDLDIYPDGSPDNHVRSQEEITLQDQIPTGRDPYVVVNFDEDIMMDTLPPEQDIDSGVRPMDKDPINQMQVPTETVDLQDPGPSNHTEEPMDTVDIPQPGLSNQTELQTETLDFQAPGPSNQTELQTDTLDTQDRGLSNQTEVLNSVLNDGNSPPEIEVMRDPGFSSENLPAMFPGYQNDASEPKKSLGQGLDQKEIPSPFKEDALLSGGRSSPFLQCPEPFNSAASQEAPEVFDTRIPFGNTSPELALRSTPPVQQPRPRPRKRKHFFDEATVLTNKFMKKALENSSDISRKRREIPSTALAIWKLNNTLRKEQVFYEPSLTGSSADICNLLNKDFISTKPHLNLEREASPDPRIATSPAPPTEVIPESRDATSPASATEVIPEPWNATSAPATEHIQGSTVAQSPAPEAEPDPEIECLRHHEGHDANTMLPELLPSQARDMTSPGRFVSSPFRRDDFTPSSARSLESEKFPWAGTSTGTKTSPTPDVAASTGTYTTELETPRTFLEEQFDMGHTGLSDIPESFNTAETEDLHFLEADNSPAGSQGTQGQYSLSVRTRAVAQYLKGFSPTTPVSEDYSGDLSLNKILQGKTRKLCARMFFETLVLKSYGLIDVRQDQPFGDIGLKLTSTFSKVQI; via the exons ATGTTTTATTCGCAGACGTTTCTGGCCAAGAAGGGCCCACTCGGGACAGTGTGGTGTGCTGCTCACCTACAGCATCGCCTCAAGAAGTCTCACTATACTTCCACCGATATCTCCTCCACCGTTG ATCGCATCATGTTCCCAGAAGTTCCCATCGCGCTGAGAATGTCTGGCCACCTGCTGTTAGGTGTTGTTCGGATATATTCAAAGAAAGTTGATTATCTTTACCATGATTGCAATGTCATTCTTATTGGCTTAAGTAAGGCCTTCACTTCCACAGAAGTTAATTTGCCAGAGAATGCCACAACAGCAAAATTTGAATCTGTTACTTTGCCACAAACATTTGACCTTGATGCCTTGGATGTGGACTTGGACATATATCCTGATgg GTCTCCGGATAATCATGTTAGGAGTCAGGAGGAAATAACACTTCAAGATCAAATTCCTACTGGCAGGGATCCTTATGTTGTTGTAAATTTTGATGAG GATATCATGATGGATACATTACCACCAGAACAAGATATTGATTCAGGGGTCAGGCCAATGGATAAGGA CCCTATTAATCAGATGCAAGTACCTACAGAAACTGTTGATCTTCAAGATCCAGGTCCAAGTAATCATACAGAAGAGCCGATGGACACTGTTGATATTCCACAACCAGGTCTAAGCAACCAGACAGAATTACAGACTGAAACTTTGGATTTTCAAGCTCCAGGTCCGAGCAACCAGACAGAATTACAGACTGACACTCTGGATACTCAAGATCGTGGTTTGAGCAACCAGACGGAGGTTCTTAATTCAGTGCTTAATGATGGCAATTCCCCTCCAGAAATTGAAGTTATGCGTGATCCTGGTTTTAGCTCAGAAAACCTTCCTGCAATGTTTCCAGGTTATCAAAATGATGCATCTGAACCAAAAAAATCTTTAGGTCAAGGTTTGGATCAGAAGgaaattccttctccatttaaggAAGATGCATTGCTATCTGGCGGGCGGTCTTCACCATTTCTGCAATGTCCAGAGCCCTTCAATTCTGCTGCTTCACAAGAGGCACCCGAAGTCTTTGATACTCGTATTCCATTTG ggaacacatcaccTGAACTTGCCTTGCGTTCAACTCCACCTGTTCAGCAGCCAAGACCAAGGCCGAGAAAGAGAAAGCATTTCTTTGATGAGGCCACGGTGTTAACTAATAA GTTTATGAAGAAGGCACTAGAAAATTCTAGTGATATATCAAGGAAGAGAAGGGAAATCCCTTCCACTGCTTTGGCCATTTGGAAATTGAACAACACTTTAAGAAAGGAACAAGTCTTTTACGAGCCTTCATTAACTG GGTCTTCTGCTGATATATGCAATCTTTTAAATAAGGACTTCATTTCTACAAAACCTCACTTGAATCTTGAAAGGGAAGCCAGTCCAGATCCTAGGATTGCAACCTCTCCTGCTCCTCCAACAGAAGTGATTCCAGAATCTAGGGATGCAACTTCTCCTGCTTCAGCTACAGAAGTGATCCCAGAGCCTTGGAATGCAACTTCTGCCCCTGCAACTGAACACATTCAAGGGTCTACAGTTGCACAATCTCCTGCACCAGAAGCTGAACCTGATCCAGAAATTGAATGTCTTCGGCATCATGAAGGCCATGATGCCAATACTATGTTGCCAGAACTACTCCCTTCTCAAGCCAGAGATATGACTTCTCCAGGAAGATTTGTTTCTTCTCCTTTTAGAAGAGATGACTTCACTCCCAGCTCAGCAAGAAGTTTAGAATCAGAAAAATTTCCTTGGGCTGGAACGAGTACTGGAACCAAAACGTCGCCTACACCAGATGTTGCAGCATCCACTGGCACTTACACTACTGAGCTGGAAACACCTAGGACATTTTTGGAGGAGCAATTTGATATGGGGCACACCGGACTTTCTGATATTCCTGAGTCATTTAACACTGCCGAAACAGAG GACCTTCATTTTCTTGAAGCTGATAATTCACCAGCTG gatctcaaggcactcaaggccaATATTCACTGTCTGTCAGAACAAG GGCTGTGGCTCAATATTTAAAAGGATTTTCCCCAACCACTCCAGTATCAGAAGACTACTCTGGAGATCTGAGTCTCAACAAGATTTTACAAGGAAAAACTAGAAAGTTATGTGCTCGGATGTTCTTTGAAACACTT gttttgaagagttaTGGACTTATTGATGTACGACAGGATCAACCATTCGGTGATATTGGTTTGAAGCTGACTTCTACATTCTCAAAGGTCCAAATATGA
- the LOC110660310 gene encoding sister chromatid cohesion 1 protein 3 isoform X1 → MFYSQTFLAKKGPLGTVWCAAHLQHRLKKSHYTSTDISSTVDRIMFPEVPIALRMSGHLLLGVVRIYSKKVDYLYHDCNVILIGLSKAFTSTEVNLPENATTAKFESVTLPQTFDLDALDVDLDIYPDGSPDNHVRSQEEITLQDQIPTGRDPYVVVNFDEDIMMDTLPPEQDIDSGVRPMDKDDMGSPHASPINQMQVPTETVDLQDPGPSNHTEEPMDTVDIPQPGLSNQTELQTETLDFQAPGPSNQTELQTDTLDTQDRGLSNQTEVLNSVLNDGNSPPEIEVMRDPGFSSENLPAMFPGYQNDASEPKKSLGQGLDQKEIPSPFKEDALLSGGRSSPFLQCPEPFNSAASQEAPEVFDTRIPFGNTSPELALRSTPPVQQPRPRPRKRKHFFDEATVLTNKFMKKALENSSDISRKRREIPSTALAIWKLNNTLRKEQVFYEPSLTGSSADICNLLNKDFISTKPHLNLEREASPDPRIATSPAPPTEVIPESRDATSPASATEVIPEPWNATSAPATEHIQGSTVAQSPAPEAEPDPEIECLRHHEGHDANTMLPELLPSQARDMTSPGRFVSSPFRRDDFTPSSARSLESEKFPWAGTSTGTKTSPTPDVAASTGTYTTELETPRTFLEEQFDMGHTGLSDIPESFNTAETEDLHFLEADNSPAGSQGTQGQYSLSVRTRAVAQYLKGFSPTTPVSEDYSGDLSLNKILQGKTRKLCARMFFETLVLKSYGLIDVRQDQPFGDIGLKLTSTFSKVQI, encoded by the exons ATGTTTTATTCGCAGACGTTTCTGGCCAAGAAGGGCCCACTCGGGACAGTGTGGTGTGCTGCTCACCTACAGCATCGCCTCAAGAAGTCTCACTATACTTCCACCGATATCTCCTCCACCGTTG ATCGCATCATGTTCCCAGAAGTTCCCATCGCGCTGAGAATGTCTGGCCACCTGCTGTTAGGTGTTGTTCGGATATATTCAAAGAAAGTTGATTATCTTTACCATGATTGCAATGTCATTCTTATTGGCTTAAGTAAGGCCTTCACTTCCACAGAAGTTAATTTGCCAGAGAATGCCACAACAGCAAAATTTGAATCTGTTACTTTGCCACAAACATTTGACCTTGATGCCTTGGATGTGGACTTGGACATATATCCTGATgg GTCTCCGGATAATCATGTTAGGAGTCAGGAGGAAATAACACTTCAAGATCAAATTCCTACTGGCAGGGATCCTTATGTTGTTGTAAATTTTGATGAG GATATCATGATGGATACATTACCACCAGAACAAGATATTGATTCAGGGGTCAGGCCAATGGATAAGGA TGATATGGGTTCTCCACATGCCAGCCCTATTAATCAGATGCAAGTACCTACAGAAACTGTTGATCTTCAAGATCCAGGTCCAAGTAATCATACAGAAGAGCCGATGGACACTGTTGATATTCCACAACCAGGTCTAAGCAACCAGACAGAATTACAGACTGAAACTTTGGATTTTCAAGCTCCAGGTCCGAGCAACCAGACAGAATTACAGACTGACACTCTGGATACTCAAGATCGTGGTTTGAGCAACCAGACGGAGGTTCTTAATTCAGTGCTTAATGATGGCAATTCCCCTCCAGAAATTGAAGTTATGCGTGATCCTGGTTTTAGCTCAGAAAACCTTCCTGCAATGTTTCCAGGTTATCAAAATGATGCATCTGAACCAAAAAAATCTTTAGGTCAAGGTTTGGATCAGAAGgaaattccttctccatttaaggAAGATGCATTGCTATCTGGCGGGCGGTCTTCACCATTTCTGCAATGTCCAGAGCCCTTCAATTCTGCTGCTTCACAAGAGGCACCCGAAGTCTTTGATACTCGTATTCCATTTG ggaacacatcaccTGAACTTGCCTTGCGTTCAACTCCACCTGTTCAGCAGCCAAGACCAAGGCCGAGAAAGAGAAAGCATTTCTTTGATGAGGCCACGGTGTTAACTAATAA GTTTATGAAGAAGGCACTAGAAAATTCTAGTGATATATCAAGGAAGAGAAGGGAAATCCCTTCCACTGCTTTGGCCATTTGGAAATTGAACAACACTTTAAGAAAGGAACAAGTCTTTTACGAGCCTTCATTAACTG GGTCTTCTGCTGATATATGCAATCTTTTAAATAAGGACTTCATTTCTACAAAACCTCACTTGAATCTTGAAAGGGAAGCCAGTCCAGATCCTAGGATTGCAACCTCTCCTGCTCCTCCAACAGAAGTGATTCCAGAATCTAGGGATGCAACTTCTCCTGCTTCAGCTACAGAAGTGATCCCAGAGCCTTGGAATGCAACTTCTGCCCCTGCAACTGAACACATTCAAGGGTCTACAGTTGCACAATCTCCTGCACCAGAAGCTGAACCTGATCCAGAAATTGAATGTCTTCGGCATCATGAAGGCCATGATGCCAATACTATGTTGCCAGAACTACTCCCTTCTCAAGCCAGAGATATGACTTCTCCAGGAAGATTTGTTTCTTCTCCTTTTAGAAGAGATGACTTCACTCCCAGCTCAGCAAGAAGTTTAGAATCAGAAAAATTTCCTTGGGCTGGAACGAGTACTGGAACCAAAACGTCGCCTACACCAGATGTTGCAGCATCCACTGGCACTTACACTACTGAGCTGGAAACACCTAGGACATTTTTGGAGGAGCAATTTGATATGGGGCACACCGGACTTTCTGATATTCCTGAGTCATTTAACACTGCCGAAACAGAG GACCTTCATTTTCTTGAAGCTGATAATTCACCAGCTG gatctcaaggcactcaaggccaATATTCACTGTCTGTCAGAACAAG GGCTGTGGCTCAATATTTAAAAGGATTTTCCCCAACCACTCCAGTATCAGAAGACTACTCTGGAGATCTGAGTCTCAACAAGATTTTACAAGGAAAAACTAGAAAGTTATGTGCTCGGATGTTCTTTGAAACACTT gttttgaagagttaTGGACTTATTGATGTACGACAGGATCAACCATTCGGTGATATTGGTTTGAAGCTGACTTCTACATTCTCAAAGGTCCAAATATGA
- the LOC110660314 gene encoding FT-interacting protein 1-like gives MKLVVEVVDAHDLMPKDGEGSASTYVEVDFQNQLSKTKTVPKTLNPVWNQKLVFDLDETKSKYHQSIEVSIYNKRRPIPGRNFLGRVRIPCSNIVKKGEEVYQTFQLERKWFFSSVKGDIGLKIYISSESETKSPPPPSRPPKTSANTHSAENSNLDCKTLAALPKAEVASVKTTDATATQPEKEISTLAVIENSTSVAVPESGGITSVKEPNKDRIYKHQVLQQPSLSREKRPQGVSHTMHAASQPAHPSEQDDFTLKDTNPRLGERWPAGGAYGGTGWMNAERYASTYDLVEQMSYLYVRVVKARDLPPSSITGSCDPYVEVKMGNYKGRTKHFEKKMNPEWHQVFAFSKDRLQSSVLEVFVKDKEMVGRDDYLGRVVFDLNEIPTRVPPDSPLAPQWYRLEDRRGEGKVRGEIMLAVWMGTQADEAFPEAWHADASSVYGEGVLSIRSKVYVSPKLWYLRVNVIEAQDIVSNDRSRIPEVFVKVQVGNQILKTKINPSRTTNPLWNEDLVFVAAEPFEEQLLLTVEDRVHPTREDVLGKISLPLNIFEKRLDHRPVHSRWFNLEKFGFGVLEADRRKELKFASRIHLRVCLEGGYHVLDESTMYISDQRPTARQLWKQPVGILEVGILSAQGLLPMKMKVGRGSTDAYCVAKYGQKWVRTRTILDTFNPKWNEQYTWEVYDPCTVITLGVFDNCHLGGGEKPNAPSAARDARIGKVRIRLSTLEAFRIYTHSYPLLVLHPNGVKKMGELQLAIRFTTLSLANMIYVYGHPLLPKMHYLHPFTVNQVDNLRYQAMSIVATRLGRAEPPLRKEVVEYMLDVDSHMWSMRRSKANFFRIMSLLSGMISMSRWLAGICQWKNPITSVLVHILFLILIWYPELILPTLFLYMFLIGLWNYRFRPRHPPHMDTKLSWAEAVHPDELDEEFDTFPTSKPHDMVRMRYDRLRSVAGRIQTVVGDIATQGERLGSLLSWRDPRATSLFIMFCLCAAVVLYVTPFRAVALVAGLYHLRHPRFRSKLPSVPSNFFKRLPARTDSLL, from the coding sequence ATGAAGCTAGTGGTAGAAGTGGTAGATGCTCATGATCTTATGCCTAAAGATGGTGAAGGTTCAGCTAGTACATATGTAGAAGTTGATTTCCAAAACCAACTAAGCAAAACTAAAACCGTTCCTAAAACCCTCAACCCTGTTTGGAACCAGAAACTTGTCTTTGATCTAGACGAAACCAAAAGCAAATATCACCAATCCATTGAGGTCTCTATTTACAACAAGAGGAGACCGATTCCTGGCCGAAACTTCCTTGGTAGAGTTAGAATTCCTTGCTCAAATATTGTCAAGAAAGGTGAGGAAGTTTACCAAACTTTCCAATTGGAAAGGAAGTGGTTTTTCTCATCTGTCAAGGGTGACATTGGCCTGAAAATTTATATCTCATCAGAATCCGAAACAAAATCTCCTCCTCCACCTTCTAGACCACCAAAAACCTCTGCTAATACTCATAGTGCAGAAAATTCCAATCTTGACTGCAAAACACTAGCTGCTcttcctaaagctgaagttgcTTCAGTTAAGACTACCGATGCTACAGCAACACAACCTGAAAAAGAAATTTCTACTCTTGCTGTGATAGAAAATTCTACTTCTGTTGCAGTTCCTGAATCTGGTGGCATTACTTCTGTGAAAGAGCCAAACAAGGACAGAATCTATAAGCACCAAGTTCTGCAGCAACCCAGCCTGTCAAGGGAGAAAAGGCCTCAAGGTGTCTCGCACACAATGCATGCAGCCAGTCAACCAGCCCATCCTAGTGAACAAGATGACTTCACCTTGAAGGACACCAACCCCCGGCTGGGGGAAAGGTGGCCAGCTGGCGGAGCATATGGGGGAACAGGATGGATGAATGCTGAGAGATATGCAAGTACGTATGACCTTGTCGAGCAGATGTCCTATCTATACGTTCGAGTAGTCAAGGCCAGAGATCTTCCTCCTAGCTCAATTACCGGAAGCTGTGATCCTTATGTGGAAGTAAAGATGGGGAACTACAAGGGGAGAACAAAGCATTTCGAGAAGAAGATGAATCCAGAGTGGCACCAGGTCTTTGCTTTCTCAAAAGACCGACTTCAGTCATCAGTGCTAGAAGTTTTTGTTAAAGATAAAGAAATGGTGGGAAGAGATGATTATCTTGGAAGGGTGGTTTTTGACTTGAATGAGATTCCAACTAGAGTTCCACCTGACAGCCCACTAGCTCCTCAGTGGTATAGACTGGAGGATCGACGTGGAGAAGGGAAAGTGAGGGGAGAGATCATGCTTGCAGTTTGGATGGGAACACAAGCTGACGAGGCCTTTCCAGAAGCATGGCACGCCGATGCTTCCTCAGTCTATGGAGAGGGTGTTCTCAGCATACGATCAAAAGTCTATGTATCACCAAAACTGTGGTACCTGAGGGTGAATGTGATTGAAGCTCAGGACATTGTGTCAAATGATAGAAGCCGCATCCCAGAAGTATTTGTAAAAGTTCAGGTTGGAAATCAGATTCTGAAGACCAAGATAAACCCAAGTCGAACCACTAACCCACTCTGGAATGAAGATTTGGTGTTTGTGGCAGCTGAGCCTTTTGAGGAGCAGCTGCTGCTTACTGTTGAGGATCGAGTACACCCTACAAGAGAAGATGTGTTAGGGAAGATAAGCTTACCGCTCAACATTTTTGAGAAAAGGCTTGATCACAGACCAGTTCATTCTCGATGGTTCAATCTGGAGAAATTTGGCTTCGGTGTCTTGGAAGCTGACAGGAGAAAAGAACTTAAATTTGCAAGCAGGATTCACCTAAGAGTTTGTCTTGAAGGCGGATACCATGTCCTCGATGAATCAACAATGTACATCAGTGATCAAAGGCCAACAGCAAGGCAGCTATGGAAACAACCTGTTGGCATATTGGAAGTAGGCATCTTGAGTGCACAAGGTCTTCTTCCGATGAAGATGAAGGTTGGCAGGGGAAGCACAGATGCTTATTGTGTAGCTAAGTATGGCCAGAAGTGGGTTCGGACTAGAACCATTCTTGACACCTTCAATCCGAAATGGAATGAGCAATACACCTGGGAAGTCTATGATCCCTGCACAGTTATAACATTGGGAGTTTTCGATAACTGCCATTTGGGAGGAGGAGAGAAACCAAATGCTCCTAGTGCAGCAAGAGACGCACGAATCGGAAAGGTGAGAATACGACTATCTACCTTGGAAGCTTTTCGAATTTATACACATTCATATCCACTTCTTGTCCTGCACCCAAATGGAGTGAAGAAAATGGGTGAACTGCAGCTCGCAATTCGATTCACTACCTTGTCTCTTGCTAACATGATATATGTGTATGGGCATCCTTTGCTGCCCAAAATGCATTACCTGCATCCCTTCACAGTGAATCAAGTTGACAATTTAAGATACCAAGCCATGAGTATTGTGGCAACAAGGCTTGGTCGAGCTGAACCGCCCCTGAGAAAAGAAGTGGTGGAGTATATGTTAGATGTGGATTCCCACATGTGGAGCATGCGAAGAAGCAAAGCAAACTTCTTCAGAATCATGTCACTTCTCTCTGGTATGATCTCCATGAGCAGATGGCTTGCTGGTATTTGCCAATGGAAGAATCCAATCACATCAGTTCTAGTTCATATTCTGTTTCTGATACTGATATGGTATCCAGAGTTGATCCTGCCAACTCTCTTTCTCTACATGTTCCTTATTGGACTATGGAACTATAGGTTCCGGCCAAGGCATCCACCTCACATGGATACAAAACTGTCTTGGGCAGAAGCAGTGCACCCTGATGAACTTGATGAGGAATTCGACACGTTTCCAACTTCCAAACCCCATGATATGGTTCGAATGAGATATGACAGGCTTAGAAGTGTTGCAGGCAGGATACAAACAGTAGTGGGTGACATTGCAACACAAGGGGAGAGGTTGGGGTCCCTTCTCAGCTGGAGGGACCCCAGAGCAACCAGTCTTTTTATCATGTTCTGTCTTTGTGCAGCTGTTGTTCTCTATGTAACACCATTCCGAGCGGTCGCTCTGGTTGCTGGTCTGTATCATCTGCGACATCCTAGGTTTCGAAGCAAGCTGCCTTCTGTGCCCAGCAATTTCTTCAAGAGATTGCCAGCTAGAACAGACAGCTTATTATAA
- the LOC110660312 gene encoding 30S ribosomal protein 2, chloroplastic has protein sequence MKMATISSLTSSIPTTSKLTLLTNPSKPTFQILKPITPSNNFPKLTHLHIVLKHKVPKRFFAVAEETASVAPVDPSSEAARRLYIGNIPRTVNNEVLKKIVEEHGAVEKAEVMYDKYSGRSRRFAFVTMKTVEDANAAIEKLNGTEIGGRGIKVNITEKPLPSIDLSLLQVEESQFIDSPHKVYVGNLAKTVTTEMLKNFFSEKGQVLSAKVSRVPGTSKSSGYGFVTFSSDEDVEAAISSFNNSLLEGQQIRVNKA, from the exons ATGAAAATGGCGACAATTTCATCTCTAACATCGTCAATACCCACAACGTCAAAGTTGACTCTTTTAACAAACCCATCAAAACCCACTTTCCAAATCCTCAAGCCAATAACCCCTTCAAATAATTTCCCCAAACTCacacatttgcatatagttttgaAACACAAAGTCCCAAAAAGGTTCTTCGCAGTAGCAGAAGAAACAGCATCGGTTGCTCCAGTTGACCCTTCTTCAGAGGCCGCCCGGAGGCTGTACATTGGTAACATTCCAAGGACTGTGAACAACGAGGTGCTTAAAAAGATTGTTGAAGAACATGGAGCTGTTGAAAAAGCTGAG GTTATGTATGATAAGTACTCCGGTAGGAGCCGTCGATTTGCATTCGTTACAATGAAAACTGTTGAAGATGCAAATGCTGCAATCGAGAAACTGAATGGCACA GAAATTGGAGGACGCGGGATTAAAGTGAACATTACAGAGAAACCTTTGCCATCTATCGATTTGTCTCTTCTTCAGGTTGAGGAATCTCAATTCATTGACAGTCCTCATAAAGTTTATGTTGGAAATCTTGCTAAAACAGTAACTACAGAAATGCTCAAGAACTTCTTTTCTGAGAAGGGACAGGTTCTTAGTGCAAAAGTTTCTCGAGTTCCTGGGACCTCAAAATCCAGTGGGTATGGGTTTGTTACATTCTCTTCGGATGAGGACGTAGAAGCTGCCATCTCATCTTTTAACAATTCT TTATTGGAAGGCCAACAAATTCGCGTAAACAAGGCCTAG
- the LOC110660311 gene encoding thioredoxin-like protein Clot translates to MPLKLLDATVSSFDGVFQKFISEAPLNKANLILLLADKDPSTNLSWCPGILRAEPVIYKKLEASSDDITLLRADVGDRPTWRNPQHPWSLDSRFKLTGVPTLVSWENDAIKGRLEDYEAHLEHKINALVSSKISHRWLGIL, encoded by the exons atgccTCTCAAGTTGCTGGATGCCACCGTATCATCCTTCGACGGTGTGTTTCAGAAGTTCATATCGGAGGCACCACTAAACAAAGCTAATTTAATCCTTTTATTGGCTGATAAAGACCCATCAACCAATCTCAGTTGGTGCCCCGGCAT ACTGAGAGCTGAACCTGTAATTTACAAGAAGCTGGAAGCATCATCAGATGACATTACACTCCTGCGAGCTGATGTTGGAGATAGACCAACCTGGAGAAATCCTCAGCATCCATGGAGTTTGGACTCAAGGTTCAAGCTCACTGGAGTTCCTACACTGGTCAGCTGGGAGAATGATGCAATCAAAGGTCGCCTTGAGGACTATGAAGCCCACCTCGAGCACAAAATCAATGCACTCGTTTCTAGTAAAATAAGTCATAGATGGTTGGGAATCTTATAG